The Brassica rapa cultivar Chiifu-401-42 chromosome A10, CAAS_Brap_v3.01, whole genome shotgun sequence genome segment ACTTTGCAGATTGTATATGTCATGTTCTGTAATTAAACCATAACACGGTCCAAAATTCAGAATATACTATTGAATATTACAAGAAagcaacaataaaataaaaaaggaaacccCACAGAAGTTATAGAGAAAATGACCTGAGTAGGAGACAAGCAAGCAGCGTCATACTCGTGCATGATCCAGTTGGTTTTGGATCCGCTCGAGTGAAACACTAAAACTCTTTTCTCACCGATCTTTTCGCGATGCGCTGATCTCTTTCGCTTGATATCCATTGTAACTCCAGTTTTCTTCCAAAAACCAGACTTGGTTTTTCTGATCTGACGTTCACCTCTGTTATATCTCTTCTCCTTGCGTCCGAAGAAATACCAAACCTGATCTTTTGACTCCATACTCGAGTGCCCTGAGAATGAACAAAGAAGTATAATCAGAAAACATTTACCCTATTGTATCGGGGAAGACTCGTGAGACTTACGAGGTAACTCCCAAGGATCGAAGTTACAGATATTAATTGTGCTAATGACTTGATCGACAGGGCTCGTGTTGGAACCACCGTGATTTTTCAAACGGAGGTAATGGTCTACGAGCTCCTCGTCCGTCGGAAGAAACCTGAGCCCCACCATATTCTCCATTTTTGCTTCGGCGACAAAACTTTCAAAGGCAGAGAAGAAAATGTATGAGAGGAGAAAAAAACCAAGGAGGTTCTGTATTATTTATGCTTAACAAAGATGAAGGTCTGGTTTGACACGTGTCAATACGTACGGTGGAAgtattaaaattcaaaaataaaaagagtcgATTACATCGTGACCGTTGATTCGTTGGATATAGGTTTTCGGCGGGGACGTTTGGGCCGTCGGCATATGATTCCTTCTTGTTTTAAATAATTGGACGACTTCAAAATATCACCAGCAGTTTTACATTTAGACCCTCACATTATTAGAGTATTTACAATTACTGTCACTGGTCTAACtttatatcccttatatattaattgaggaacatttgaaaagatgtaacctcaattttgtattaactaaaagaggccccaatgcataggtgtcactcaattaggtagtcaattacattcaattgaaaaataagtaggtccacattcgatttttatatgttgttagatacataagttggtcaaactatatgatataatgatatgatatgatattttctttccttaaataaaacctacggaattaccataaatgactaatatatatatgacaattaatgagtttaataataaagatttgataacaatgtatatctcctccatcatttttgtttaattttatattattaaaataaattaaacaatcaaattagctataaaaataaaatttaattttttcgtatatgttatattttgaatttttaaaaacgataataaatgactaaaactattaaaattattatgttaaaaattaatgatcaatggtttaacatttttattataagaagatacacatgattttaaaaccatatgagtaaaaaatattatttaataataaaataaatatatatatatattaaacactatataccataagattacataaatattttaatattaaaactttcaatgaattttcaagaacatttataaattataaacttattaaaaatttcagattgaaaattttgttatcgatgatttaaatattttgttataaaacgatatgaacgatcatagaaccgtatgattataaatttttatttaataaataactatacaaaatatactattcctagaaaaataagttggtccatcttaacttatattaaactttttattaaactaactatcgaattgataaataacataccaaaaaatgttttgcactttccttaaataaaagctacgaaattacctaatatgattaacgtatatgtgaaaattaattataatgaataataaatatttgataacaatttttgtatcttagttcttttttttaattttatattattaaaatatatttaaaaatcacattaaatatataataaaaacatttatatttttcttatatgttatattttgatttttttaaaacgtctataaattattagaaatttgaagatcccaactctgaaaattttgtgatcaatagattattttttttgtc includes the following:
- the LOC103844608 gene encoding NAC domain-containing protein 5; its protein translation is MENMVGLRFLPTDEELVDHYLRLKNHGGSNTSPVDQVISTINICNFDPWELPRHSSMESKDQVWYFFGRKEKRYNRGERQIRKTKSGFWKKTGVTMDIKRKRSAHREKIGEKRVLVFHSSGSKTNWIMHEYDAACLSPTQNMTYTICKVHKKGEAREISSPGSGIDALSLSLVTHMNNSGGESSPAASEVGLSQSQTL